Proteins encoded in a region of the Bacteroidota bacterium genome:
- the rpoB gene encoding DNA-directed RNA polymerase subunit beta, which yields MASIKTDRISFASTHIQVECPDFLDIQLKSFQDFFQLETTPENRASEGLFKVFAENFPISDARNNFVLEFIDYFIDPPRYNIDECLERGLTYNVPLKAKLKLYCTDPDHEDFETIIQDVYLGMIPYMTPKGTFVINGAERVVVSQLHRSPGVFFGQSRHANGQVLFSARIIPFKGSWIEFATDINNVMYAYIDRKKKLPVTTLLRAIGYESDKDILEIFNLADEIKVNKAALKKLVGRKLAARVVRAWIEDFVDEDTGEVVSIERTEVLIDRETEIENSHIDTIIDSGVKTILVHNESVNANDYAIIFNTLQKDAANSEKEAVEFIYRLLRNAEPPDEETARGIIEKLFFSDKRYDLGDVGRYRINKKLNFDTSMDVRVLTKEDIIHIIKYLVELQNSKAEVDDIDHLSNRRVRTVGEQLYAQFGVGLARMARTIRERMNVRDNEVFAPADLINAKTLSSVINTFFGTNQLSQFMDQTNPLSEITHKRRVSALGPGGLSRERAGFEVRDVHFTHYGRLCTIETPEGPNIGLISSLCVYAKINKLGFIETPYLKMEKGKVKLNDAPVYLTAEEEEDKIIAQASTEIAKDGTILEAKMKARYLADYPIIEPEKVDLIDIAPNQIASIAASLIPFLEHDDANRALMGSNMMRQAVPLMNPEVPIVQTGLEAKVARDSRVLINAEGNGVVKYVDARQIIIEYERTDTDRIVSFEPDVRTYALSKFIRTNQNTCINLKPIVRKGQKVKKGDVLSEGYATRNGELALGINLTVAFMPWKGYNFEDAIVISERVARDDVFTSLHIEEFILEVRETKRGMEELTNDIPNVSAEATKDLDENGVIRVGAEVNEGDILIGKITPKGETDPTPEEKLLRAIFGDKAGDVKDASLKAPPSMKGVVVSTKLFSRVIRDKKSKTKEKDNLKTIEDEYQKNISDLKIKLVEKLMSLVDGKTSQGVYNNLKEEVISKKAKFTSKLLLGLDYTSVNPNKWTTDKDKNELIKMLLHNYNIKFREHLGIYNRNRFIETVGDDLPSGIVKLAKVYVAKKRKLKVGDKMAGRHGNKGIVARIVREEDMPFLEDGTPVDIVLNPLGVPSRMNLGQIYETVLGWAGKKLGMTFVSPIFDGATIEEINSYLVQAGLPENGRVYLYDGGTGTRFDQPATVGVIYMLKLHHLVDDKMHARSIGPYSLITQQPLGGKAQFGGQRFGEMEVWALEAFGAANILQEILTVKSDDVTGRAKAYESLVKGENMPTPGIPESFNVLVHELKGLGLNVTFEE from the coding sequence TTGGCTTCAATTAAGACCGACAGAATAAGTTTTGCATCCACCCACATACAGGTAGAGTGTCCCGATTTTCTAGATATCCAGCTGAAATCCTTCCAGGATTTTTTTCAATTGGAAACCACTCCCGAAAATCGCGCAAGCGAAGGATTGTTCAAAGTATTCGCAGAAAACTTTCCCATTTCGGATGCACGAAATAATTTCGTTCTCGAGTTCATTGATTATTTCATTGATCCTCCGCGCTACAACATTGACGAATGCCTTGAAAGAGGGCTCACGTACAATGTTCCGCTGAAAGCGAAACTCAAACTTTATTGTACTGACCCCGACCACGAAGATTTCGAAACCATTATCCAGGATGTATATCTGGGTATGATACCGTATATGACTCCCAAAGGTACCTTTGTGATCAACGGTGCCGAAAGAGTTGTGGTAAGCCAGTTGCACCGCTCACCCGGTGTATTTTTCGGGCAGAGCCGCCATGCCAACGGGCAGGTACTCTTCTCAGCCCGTATTATCCCCTTCAAAGGATCGTGGATCGAATTTGCGACCGACATCAATAATGTGATGTACGCTTACATCGACCGCAAAAAGAAATTACCTGTCACAACACTCCTTCGTGCCATTGGTTACGAGAGTGATAAAGACATCCTTGAAATATTCAACCTTGCTGATGAAATTAAGGTGAATAAAGCTGCCCTGAAAAAACTCGTGGGCCGCAAACTAGCTGCAAGGGTTGTACGTGCATGGATTGAAGATTTTGTTGATGAAGATACCGGTGAAGTTGTTTCCATTGAACGTACCGAAGTGCTTATTGATCGCGAAACCGAGATTGAGAACAGCCACATTGATACAATCATTGACTCAGGTGTAAAGACGATACTTGTGCATAACGAAAGCGTGAACGCCAACGATTATGCCATCATCTTCAATACACTTCAGAAAGATGCTGCCAACTCGGAAAAGGAAGCCGTTGAATTTATTTATCGTCTGCTGCGTAACGCCGAGCCTCCCGATGAAGAAACCGCTCGCGGTATCATCGAGAAACTGTTCTTCTCGGATAAACGTTATGACCTTGGTGATGTTGGTCGTTACAGAATCAACAAGAAACTGAACTTTGACACCAGTATGGACGTCAGAGTACTTACCAAAGAAGACATCATCCATATTATAAAATATCTGGTTGAACTTCAGAATTCAAAAGCTGAAGTTGATGATATCGACCATTTGAGCAACCGTCGTGTACGTACTGTTGGCGAACAACTGTACGCACAGTTTGGTGTTGGTCTGGCCCGTATGGCCCGTACCATCCGCGAACGTATGAATGTCCGCGATAACGAAGTTTTTGCTCCTGCCGATCTTATCAACGCTAAAACATTATCATCTGTTATCAATACATTTTTTGGCACCAACCAGTTATCACAGTTCATGGATCAAACAAATCCATTATCTGAGATTACTCACAAACGCAGGGTTTCTGCACTCGGACCCGGTGGTCTGTCGCGCGAGAGAGCCGGTTTTGAAGTACGTGACGTTCACTTTACCCATTATGGCCGTCTGTGTACCATCGAAACTCCTGAAGGACCGAATATCGGTCTTATATCTTCACTCTGCGTATACGCGAAAATCAATAAGCTCGGATTCATTGAAACGCCTTACCTGAAAATGGAAAAAGGCAAAGTGAAACTGAACGATGCTCCTGTTTACCTTACTGCGGAAGAAGAAGAAGATAAAATTATTGCACAGGCAAGTACTGAAATTGCCAAAGATGGAACCATCCTCGAGGCGAAAATGAAAGCCAGGTACCTTGCCGATTATCCTATTATTGAACCCGAAAAGGTCGACTTAATAGATATTGCACCGAACCAGATTGCATCAATTGCTGCATCACTTATTCCATTTTTGGAGCATGATGACGCTAACCGTGCACTCATGGGATCGAACATGATGAGGCAGGCCGTCCCCTTGATGAACCCCGAAGTTCCCATTGTACAAACAGGTCTTGAAGCCAAAGTTGCAAGGGATTCACGCGTGCTTATCAATGCCGAAGGCAATGGCGTAGTAAAATATGTAGATGCCCGTCAGATAATTATTGAATACGAACGCACCGATACTGACCGTATTGTCAGTTTCGAGCCCGATGTTCGTACGTACGCTTTATCAAAATTTATACGTACAAACCAGAATACCTGCATCAATCTGAAACCCATCGTGCGCAAGGGACAGAAAGTGAAGAAAGGTGATGTTCTTTCAGAAGGTTATGCAACCAGAAACGGCGAGCTTGCTCTTGGTATAAACCTTACCGTGGCTTTCATGCCCTGGAAAGGATACAACTTTGAGGATGCTATCGTAATTTCGGAGCGTGTTGCACGCGACGACGTTTTTACTTCACTCCATATTGAAGAATTCATTCTTGAAGTCAGGGAAACCAAACGCGGAATGGAAGAGCTTACCAATGATATTCCCAATGTTAGCGCCGAAGCCACCAAAGACCTCGACGAAAACGGTGTTATCAGGGTAGGTGCTGAAGTGAACGAAGGCGATATCCTTATCGGGAAGATTACACCGAAAGGTGAAACCGATCCTACTCCGGAAGAAAAACTGCTGCGTGCCATTTTCGGCGACAAAGCCGGTGATGTAAAAGATGCATCTTTGAAAGCACCTCCTTCCATGAAAGGCGTGGTTGTAAGTACCAAACTTTTCTCAAGAGTAATCAGGGATAAAAAATCCAAAACCAAGGAAAAAGATAACCTGAAAACGATTGAGGACGAATATCAGAAAAATATTTCCGACCTGAAAATTAAACTGGTCGAGAAACTGATGTCGCTGGTTGACGGTAAAACATCACAGGGCGTATACAACAACCTGAAAGAAGAAGTGATTTCCAAAAAAGCAAAATTCACTTCAAAACTTTTACTGGGTCTTGATTATACAAGTGTCAATCCTAACAAGTGGACTACAGATAAAGATAAGAACGAACTTATCAAAATGCTGCTCCATAACTATAATATCAAATTCCGCGAACATCTGGGAATCTACAACAGGAATCGTTTTATCGAAACTGTGGGTGATGACCTGCCTTCGGGTATTGTGAAACTGGCCAAAGTATATGTTGCCAAAAAGCGTAAGCTCAAAGTTGGTGATAAAATGGCCGGTCGTCACGGTAACAAAGGTATTGTTGCCCGTATTGTAAGGGAAGAAGACATGCCTTTCCTCGAAGACGGAACTCCGGTTGACATCGTACTGAATCCTCTGGGCGTACCTTCACGTATGAACCTCGGACAGATTTACGAAACGGTTCTTGGCTGGGCAGGCAAAAAACTTGGAATGACATTCGTGTCGCCTATCTTCGACGGCGCAACTATCGAAGAAATCAACTCTTACTTAGTACAGGCAGGGCTTCCGGAGAACGGACGCGTTTACCTGTATGATGGTGGTACCGGCACACGTTTTGACCAGCCCGCAACTGTTGGTGTGATTTATATGCTGAAACTGCATCACCTTGTTGATGACAAGATGCATGCCCGTTCCATTGGACCGTACTCGCTCATTACGCAGCAGCCTTTGGGTGGTAAAGCTCAGTTCGGCGGACAGCGTTTCGGTGAAATGGAGGTCTGGGCACTTGAAGCATTTGGTGCTGCCAACATTTTGCAGGAAATCCTTACCGTAAAATCTGACGATGTTACAGGCAGGGCAAAAGCTTATGAATCGCTGGTTAAAGGCGAGAATATGCCAACACCGGGTATCCCCGAATCGTTCAATGTACTTGTACATGAACTCAAGGGACTTGGTCTGAATGTTACATTCGAAGAATAG
- the rplL gene encoding 50S ribosomal protein L7/L12 — MADIKTLAEQLVNLTVKEVNELAKVLKDEYGIEPAAAAVAIAAPAAGADGPVVEEQSKFDVILKNAGQAKLAVVKLVKELTSLGLKEAKELVDAAPKAIKEGVAKDEANALKSQLEEAGAEVEIK; from the coding sequence ATGGCAGACATTAAAACTTTAGCAGAACAGTTGGTGAATTTAACTGTTAAAGAAGTCAACGAATTGGCAAAAGTGTTGAAAGACGAGTATGGAATCGAGCCCGCTGCAGCTGCTGTAGCAATTGCTGCTCCCGCTGCTGGTGCTGATGGCCCCGTTGTTGAAGAGCAATCAAAATTCGACGTAATACTGAAAAACGCTGGTCAGGCTAAATTGGCCGTTGTGAAACTGGTTAAAGAACTCACAAGCTTAGGTTTGAAAGAAGCAAAAGAACTGGTTGATGCAGCTCCCAAAGCTATCAAAGAAGGCGTTGCCAAAGATGAAGCAAATGCATTGAAATCACAATTAGAGGAGGCCGGTGCAGAGGTTGAGATTAAGTAA
- the rplJ gene encoding 50S ribosomal protein L10, with protein MKKEEKNQVIEELAEVLKANKNLYITDISELNVEKTNELRRLCFKRDVQLRVVKNTLLRKAMEHTEKPYEPLFDILNGPTAIMLCESPNEPAKLIKDFRKKGVTKPVLKGALIDESIFIGHDQLDALISLKTKNELLGEIIGLLQSPLNNVMGALQSGGHTISGLVKTLSERPE; from the coding sequence ATGAAAAAAGAAGAAAAGAATCAGGTAATTGAAGAGTTGGCGGAAGTACTTAAAGCCAATAAAAACCTCTATATTACTGATATATCCGAATTGAACGTTGAGAAGACCAACGAACTCAGGAGACTTTGTTTTAAACGTGATGTACAGCTCAGGGTTGTTAAAAACACCCTTCTGCGCAAAGCTATGGAACATACGGAAAAGCCGTACGAGCCTCTGTTCGATATTCTGAATGGCCCTACAGCAATCATGCTTTGCGAATCGCCGAATGAACCTGCAAAACTTATTAAAGATTTCAGGAAAAAAGGTGTTACAAAGCCGGTTCTTAAAGGTGCCCTGATTGACGAGTCAATCTTTATTGGTCACGACCAGTTAGATGCACTTATCAGTCTGAAAACCAAAAACGAACTTCTCGGAGAAATTATCGGTCTGCTGCAATCACCCCTTAACAATGTTATGGGTGCATTACAGTCAGGAGGTCATACCATTTCAGGACTTGTTAAGACCCTGTCTGAACGTCCGGAATAA